The window accaaaaaggaacacctttaacctcaactgtacaaatgatacataattcatagaaggtaaatcttagcattttcatagaaaAACTTTCTAAATACaaggctattcaaacaaatgagggtacttcttcttcatttcttcctcggcctcccatgtGGCCTCTTCAACTTGCTGGTTCTGCCATAGTACTTTCACGAAGGCAatctctttgttcctcaactttcggacttttCGATCAAGGATGGAaattggaatttcttcataagtcaattcttcattaacctcaatggtctcaaccggaacaataagtGACGAATCTCCAACTATCTTCTTCAACACGGACACATGGAACatcgggtgcactaaagacatttctggaggtagttctagcctgtaagccacctgaccaatcctctaaAAAGATTTGTACGGTTTGACATACCTCACActaaatttccctttcttaccgaatcgcaTTATACCCTTtataggggaaaccttcaagaatacccaatcgtcttctttgaactccaaatccctacgacaaaCATcggaataggacttctgacgactctgagcagtttctaaccgctccttaatgatcttaaccttttccatagcctaatgcatgaggtctggcc is drawn from Nicotiana tomentosiformis chromosome 12, ASM39032v3, whole genome shotgun sequence and contains these coding sequences:
- the LOC138902859 gene encoding uncharacterized protein, which encodes MEKVKIIKERLETAQSRQKSYSDVCRRDLEFKEDDWRIGQVAYRLELPPEMSLVHPMFHVSVLKKIVGDSSLIVPVETIEVNEELTYEEIPISILDRKVRKLRNKEIAFVKVLWQNQQVEEATWEAEEEMKKKYPHLFE